The genomic interval ATTATTGTCGGCAGATTTTGGCACTTTAAAAGTCATGGACTTATACTTAAATAAATGGCGACCTACCAATCCAAAGACTCCTTTTATGACATCACAGTTTAGTCCGCCTAATCGGGGTGTACTAAATCTATAATACATCTTAGAAGGCGTATATTTAATAGGCATTTTGCGGGCTGTAATACCTGTTGAGTCAAACTCTAGTGGTGTATTGTTTAAGATCCACGTAGTTTTCTCAGGTGTTGTATTTGTATCCGAATTAAATAACTGCATTTCGGGGTTTAAGCTTGCAGTTGGAAAGGCAATTTCTATGGGGCATTTGGGTTGTATTTCTTTTCCTTTATAGGTAGCTTTAATAAATGCCATTCCTCCTGACACCAAACAACGACCATCGTTCGTAACAGTTCTGATTCCTGCTGCCTGTATAGATTTTTGATCGAAAAATTCATTAAACTCCCATTTCACATCTTTATAATCTATAGGAGTAAAGGCACAATCTTTCATAAATATTACTGTTCCTTTCGGGCCTACTATTACCGTATCTTTAGCACGAGGTGGAACTGTTACAACTTCTACAGATAATTCGTTTACCTCTTTTTTGAGTCCTTTGTCTTCATATTTATATACTATTTCCACCCTACGGTTTAAGCGACGACCTATTACAGTTTTATTATCATACTTCGGTTCTTTTTTTCCAAATCCTTTTTTCTTTTCTATATATTTTACATCAATTCCTTTTGAAACTATATATTTGAGAACTGCATTTACTCTTTTGTCGGAAAGTACTTTATTGAGTTTGTCGGGGCCACGATAGTCGGTATGCCCATAAATGTCAATATCGGTAATTTTTAAATCAATAAATATTGTACAAATACTGTCAAGCTGTTGTTTGCCAATTTTTCCCAGTTCCGATTTATTGGTTTTGAAATATACAAATATGCTTTCTGTTTTAAGTTGTGCAAATGATTTTAAACCTAACAGCAATAGTATAGGAAGGATTATCATACATTTTTTCATGTGGCAAAAATAAATTATTCATTTAATAAACCATCCACAAGTTCTCCAAAGTGTTTTTTTATCCATACTGATTTGACAAAACAGCGTAGGCAAGGGCGGAACGGATTATTTATTTAATAGAAAAGTTACATAAATATAGATCATCGGTTGTTATGCCTCGCTTCCAATTTTTCAATTCAAGACCTCGAATTAGTTTTTTATCGCCACTCCATAATTTGCTCTTTACATGTTCTGCCAAAGCAACGAATCCTGTATCACCCATATCTATTCCTTGTAGCACCTTCTCACATTTTTGAAGTAATTTCAACGGAATTATACCGAAACTCAATATATAATAGTCCAAAAGAAAGGGGGACTAGACATATTGTAGTTCGGCATTACCATTCTGCAAACTAATCCGCCTCAGGCTGAGAA from Bacteroidota bacterium carries:
- a CDS encoding OmpA family protein; its protein translation is MKKCMIILPILLLLGLKSFAQLKTESIFVYFKTNKSELGKIGKQQLDSICTIFIDLKITDIDIYGHTDYRGPDKLNKVLSDKRVNAVLKYIVSKGIDVKYIEKKKGFGKKEPKYDNKTVIGRRLNRRVEIVYKYEDKGLKKEVNELSVEVVTVPPRAKDTVIVGPKGTVIFMKDCAFTPIDYKDVKWEFNEFFDQKSIQAAGIRTVTNDGRCLVSGGMAFIKATYKGKEIQPKCPIEIAFPTASLNPEMQLFNSDTNTTPEKTTWILNNTPLEFDSTGITARKMPIKYTPSKMYYRFSTPRLGGLNCDVIKGVFGLVGRHLFKYKSMTFKVPKSADNNIVINIEEGMHNIQSQRIASNKFYFPPRCLDIDKVTATYTKNGVKMTCTKELNDIKYKKWRRMYKFKKKWFVPAK